In Halobaculum rubrum, the following are encoded in one genomic region:
- a CDS encoding pyridoxal phosphate-dependent aminotransferase, whose protein sequence is MQYAASADRDVVDMVSGNPDWEPPAALRDGLREYADASPDEFQYPPSEGLRALREEIAARRNVDAGRIVVTNGTGEANYLAMAAALDRDAGSEVLLADPVYPYYPGKAELLDADATLVPTERDGSIDPDRFRDAASEETGLVLVNTPNNPTGAVYSRETMAELAAIAEEVDATLVVDEVYDHFDFTGEFESALTLDSDRVIVTTGYSKSMAITGFRVGYAVLPEHLVDAAKTRHMLVNVATSRPPQAAVLRALRETDADYYADVRAMLRERVTTFTDALDAAGAEYTTPGGAFYVLARFDGFPGTMANAKQLIDEAGVAGMPGETFGSAREEWLRFALVTPRAEEAAGRLADYFA, encoded by the coding sequence ATGCAGTACGCCGCGTCCGCCGACCGCGACGTGGTGGACATGGTGTCGGGCAACCCCGACTGGGAGCCGCCCGCCGCGCTGCGCGACGGGCTGCGCGAGTACGCCGACGCGAGTCCGGACGAGTTCCAGTACCCGCCCAGCGAGGGGCTGCGAGCCCTCCGCGAGGAGATCGCCGCCCGCCGGAACGTCGACGCCGGTCGGATCGTCGTCACCAACGGCACCGGCGAGGCGAACTACCTCGCGATGGCCGCCGCGCTGGATCGCGACGCCGGCTCGGAGGTACTCTTGGCCGATCCGGTGTACCCGTACTACCCGGGGAAAGCCGAGCTGCTCGACGCCGACGCGACGCTCGTGCCGACCGAGCGCGACGGGTCCATCGACCCCGACCGCTTCCGCGACGCGGCGAGCGAGGAGACGGGTCTCGTCCTCGTGAACACGCCGAACAATCCGACCGGCGCCGTGTACTCGCGAGAGACGATGGCCGAGCTCGCGGCGATAGCCGAGGAGGTCGACGCGACGCTCGTCGTCGACGAGGTGTACGACCATTTCGATTTCACCGGCGAGTTCGAATCGGCGCTGACGCTCGACAGCGACCGGGTGATCGTGACGACCGGCTACTCGAAATCGATGGCTATCACCGGGTTTCGCGTCGGCTACGCGGTGCTCCCGGAGCACCTCGTCGACGCCGCAAAGACCCGGCACATGCTCGTCAACGTCGCCACATCCCGCCCGCCGCAGGCGGCGGTACTGCGCGCGCTCCGCGAGACCGACGCCGACTACTACGCCGATGTCCGCGCGATGCTGCGCGAGCGCGTGACGACGTTCACCGACGCGCTCGACGCCGCCGGGGCCGAATACACAACTCCCGGGGGCGCGTTCTACGTGCTCGCCCGCTTCGACGGCTTCCCCGGGACCATGGCGAACGCCAAGCAACTGATCGACGAGGCCGGCGTCGCGGGGATGCCGGGCGAGACCTTCGGCTCGGCGCGCGAGGAGTGGCTCCGGTTCGCGCTCGTGACCCCGCGTGCCGAGGAGGCGGCCGGACGGCTGGCCGACTACTTCGCCTGA
- a CDS encoding CinA family protein, giving the protein MSESEGGESGSDPPVEERVGDALRAAGQTVAIAESCTGGLIGSLLTDVPGSSDYVDRSVVTYSYDAKLEELAVPREYLDEEGAVSESVARAMARGVRDTAGTDWGVSTTGIAGPDGGSDEKPVGTVFIGVAYAGAWGTGDSDAAVERYEFDGTRTEIKAQIARQALADLLAAVGRRD; this is encoded by the coding sequence ATGTCCGAGTCCGAGGGGGGTGAATCCGGATCCGATCCGCCCGTCGAGGAGCGCGTCGGCGACGCGCTCCGGGCCGCAGGCCAGACCGTCGCGATCGCCGAGTCGTGTACCGGCGGCCTGATCGGATCGTTGTTGACCGACGTTCCGGGCTCCAGCGACTACGTCGACCGCTCGGTCGTCACCTACAGCTACGACGCGAAGCTGGAGGAGCTGGCGGTCCCGCGCGAATATCTCGACGAGGAGGGTGCCGTCTCCGAGTCGGTCGCCCGCGCGATGGCCCGCGGCGTCCGCGACACCGCCGGCACCGACTGGGGGGTCTCCACGACCGGGATCGCCGGTCCCGACGGCGGCAGCGACGAGAAACCGGTGGGAACCGTGTTCATCGGCGTCGCGTACGCCGGCGCGTGGGGGACCGGCGACAGCGACGCCGCCGTCGAGCGCTACGAGTTCGACGGGACGCGAACGGAGATCAAAGCACAGATCGCGCGGCAGGCGCTCGCTGACCTCCTCGCGGCGGTCGGCAGACGCGACTAG
- a CDS encoding metal-dependent hydrolase, with translation MNKKGHVLNAILLAIGLGYVLQPSGDVETFRTIAELFVPIVLGALFPDVDTAFGKHRKTLHNLLVLGVVLAYPIYFGNLQFVWIGVATHYLLDVVGSKRGIALFYPLSSTEYGLPVGVTTSSKWADTFTVVITLGELAALTVVQFYLVDLNTGTPRAMVATAIASLPV, from the coding sequence GTGAACAAGAAGGGCCACGTGCTGAACGCGATCCTCCTCGCGATCGGACTGGGATACGTCCTCCAGCCGTCGGGGGACGTAGAGACGTTTCGCACCATCGCCGAGCTGTTCGTCCCAATCGTGCTCGGCGCGCTGTTTCCGGACGTCGACACGGCCTTCGGCAAGCACCGCAAGACGCTGCACAACCTCCTCGTTCTCGGGGTGGTTCTCGCGTACCCGATCTACTTCGGGAACCTCCAGTTCGTCTGGATCGGCGTCGCCACGCACTACCTCCTCGACGTGGTCGGGAGCAAACGCGGCATCGCGCTGTTTTACCCGCTCTCGTCGACGGAGTACGGCCTCCCGGTCGGCGTCACGACGTCCAGCAAGTGGGCGGACACGTTCACGGTCGTCATCACGCTCGGCGAACTCGCGGCGCTGACAGTCGTCCAGTTCTACCTCGTCGACCTCAACACGGGGACGCCGAGAGCGATGGTCGCGACCGCCATCGCCAGTCTGCCGGTGTGA
- a CDS encoding PHP-associated domain-containing protein, translating into MTAGPTRVDAHVKLLDERVVQRARQSGIDTLVYAPHFTRLPEIRERAERFSTEDVTVVPAREVFTGDWGNRRHLLAVGLDDPVPDFITFEAALAEFERQGAAVLVPHPGFMNVSLTRAEAGAYRDRIDAVEAYNAKLFGRQNDRGRRIAEAFDLSTFGSSYAHLHGTVGTAWTEFEGDVRGEEALVTALKERRPRTVVRRGDPATRLRRLVEFAHLGYENSWGKLDRLLLSGMEATHPRHIAYNGRFDDVSVY; encoded by the coding sequence GTGACTGCAGGACCGACGCGGGTCGACGCTCACGTGAAACTGCTCGACGAGCGCGTCGTCCAGCGGGCGCGACAGTCGGGTATCGACACGCTCGTGTACGCCCCGCACTTCACGCGGCTCCCGGAGATCCGCGAGCGCGCCGAGCGCTTCTCGACCGAGGACGTGACGGTGGTGCCGGCGCGGGAAGTGTTCACCGGCGACTGGGGGAACCGACGCCACCTCCTCGCCGTCGGACTGGACGACCCGGTCCCCGACTTCATCACGTTCGAGGCGGCGCTGGCGGAGTTCGAACGCCAGGGTGCGGCCGTGCTCGTTCCGCACCCGGGGTTCATGAACGTGAGCCTCACCCGCGCGGAGGCGGGCGCCTACCGCGACCGGATCGACGCCGTCGAGGCGTACAACGCGAAGCTGTTCGGCAGACAGAACGACCGCGGCCGTCGGATCGCCGAGGCGTTCGACCTGTCGACGTTCGGGTCCTCGTACGCACACCTCCACGGCACTGTCGGCACGGCGTGGACGGAGTTCGAGGGCGACGTTCGCGGGGAGGAGGCGCTCGTAACGGCGCTGAAAGAACGGCGGCCCCGTACGGTCGTCAGGCGAGGCGACCCGGCGACGCGGCTGCGACGGCTGGTGGAGTTCGCCCACCTCGGCTACGAGAACTCGTGGGGGAAGCTCGACCGCCTGCTGCTCTCGGGGATGGAGGCGACCCACCCACGACACATCGCCTACAACGGGCGCTTCGACGACGTGTCTGTTTACTGA
- a CDS encoding DUF7565 family protein — protein MSRWACGLEGCDAAFDAVEDAVVHQTTAHERHECQVCGAVVPDGYFAIRHAFDEHTRAEFVRAYDADSDDVRERERIKADIEDIADMDLVVERVDGDV, from the coding sequence ATGTCCCGGTGGGCCTGTGGCCTCGAAGGGTGCGACGCGGCGTTCGACGCGGTCGAGGACGCCGTCGTCCACCAGACGACCGCACACGAGCGACACGAATGTCAGGTGTGTGGCGCCGTCGTTCCCGACGGCTACTTCGCCATCCGTCACGCCTTCGACGAGCACACCCGCGCCGAGTTCGTCCGCGCGTACGACGCGGACTCCGACGACGTCCGCGAGCGCGAGCGGATCAAGGCCGACATCGAGGATATCGCCGATATGGACCTGGTCGTCGAGCGCGTCGACGGCGACGTGTGA
- a CDS encoding transcription elongation factor Spt5, protein MPIYSVKTTASQERTVADMIASKEMAGIYAVLAPDQLTSYVMVEADGDAVIRRVLEEVPHARGLVEGPGGEAGRSSMSEVEHFLSPTPDVEGIAEGDIVELIAGPFKGEKAQVQRIDEGKDQVTVELYEATVPIPVTVRGDQIRVLDSDER, encoded by the coding sequence GTGCCGATCTACTCAGTGAAGACGACGGCCAGCCAGGAGCGAACGGTCGCCGACATGATCGCCAGCAAGGAGATGGCCGGGATCTACGCCGTGCTCGCGCCCGACCAGCTCACCAGCTACGTGATGGTCGAGGCCGACGGCGACGCCGTCATCCGGCGCGTGCTGGAGGAAGTTCCGCACGCCCGCGGGCTCGTCGAGGGCCCCGGCGGCGAGGCCGGCCGATCGTCGATGTCGGAGGTCGAGCACTTCCTCTCCCCGACGCCCGACGTGGAGGGCATCGCGGAGGGCGACATCGTCGAGCTGATCGCCGGTCCGTTCAAAGGCGAGAAGGCGCAGGTGCAGCGCATCGACGAGGGCAAAGATCAGGTGACCGTCGAACTGTACGAGGCGACCGTCCCGATCCCGGTGACGGTGCGGGGCGACCAGATCCGCGTGCTCGACTCCGACGAGCGATAG
- a CDS encoding protein translocase SEC61 complex subunit gamma yields MDVKYDLTSYVRVLKLASTPSWEEFSQISKIAGAGIFLVGFLGFIIFAVMSVLTGGI; encoded by the coding sequence ATGGATGTCAAGTACGACCTGACAAGCTACGTCAGGGTGCTCAAACTGGCGAGCACGCCCTCCTGGGAGGAGTTCTCCCAGATATCCAAGATCGCCGGTGCGGGCATCTTCCTCGTCGGGTTCCTCGGATTCATCATCTTCGCGGTCATGTCCGTCCTCACCGGAGGGATCTGA
- the ftsZ gene encoding cell division protein FtsZ: MDSIVEDAINEAEEAGEAGENGASADPASGEAGGDAGAESSGSGDDASRTGKMTDEELQDVLKDLQTNITVVGCGGAGGNTVNRMAEEGIHGADLVAANTDVQHLVNIQADTKILMGQEKTQGRGAGSLPQVGEEAAIESQSEIRESLEGSDMVFVTAGLGGGTGTGSAPVVAKAAREIGALTIAIVTTPFTAEGEVRRTNAEAGLERLRDVADTVIVVPNDRLLDAVGKLPVRQAFKISDEVLMRSVKGITELITKPGLVNLDFADVRTVMEKGGVAMIGLGESDSDTKAQESVQSALRSPLLDVDISGANSALVNVTGGSDMSIEEAEGVVEEIYDRIDPDARIIWGTSIDEELEGQMRTMIVVTGVDSPQIYGRNEAAQVAAGDNLEDIDYVD; this comes from the coding sequence ATGGACTCCATCGTTGAGGACGCGATCAACGAGGCCGAGGAGGCCGGGGAAGCGGGGGAAAACGGCGCCTCCGCGGACCCGGCGTCCGGCGAGGCCGGCGGCGACGCCGGGGCGGAGTCGTCCGGATCGGGGGACGACGCTTCGCGCACAGGGAAGATGACCGACGAGGAGCTTCAGGACGTCCTGAAGGACCTCCAGACGAACATCACCGTCGTCGGGTGCGGCGGGGCCGGCGGCAACACGGTGAACCGGATGGCCGAGGAGGGGATCCACGGCGCCGATCTCGTCGCGGCCAACACCGACGTCCAGCACCTCGTCAACATCCAGGCCGACACCAAGATCCTGATGGGCCAAGAGAAGACCCAGGGTCGCGGAGCGGGCTCACTCCCGCAGGTCGGCGAGGAGGCGGCCATCGAGTCGCAGTCGGAGATCCGGGAGTCGCTGGAGGGCTCGGACATGGTGTTCGTCACCGCCGGACTGGGCGGCGGCACCGGCACCGGCTCGGCGCCCGTCGTCGCGAAGGCGGCTCGCGAGATCGGCGCGCTCACCATCGCCATCGTCACGACGCCGTTCACCGCCGAGGGCGAGGTTCGACGGACGAACGCCGAGGCCGGCCTCGAACGCCTGCGCGACGTGGCCGACACCGTGATCGTGGTACCGAACGACCGCCTGCTCGACGCCGTCGGGAAGCTCCCCGTACGTCAGGCGTTCAAGATCTCCGACGAGGTGCTGATGCGCAGCGTGAAGGGCATCACCGAGCTGATCACCAAGCCCGGCCTCGTCAACCTCGACTTCGCCGACGTCCGCACCGTGATGGAGAAGGGCGGCGTCGCGATGATCGGGTTGGGCGAGTCCGACTCCGACACGAAGGCACAGGAGTCCGTTCAGTCGGCGCTGCGCTCGCCGCTGCTGGACGTGGACATCTCCGGCGCCAACTCCGCGCTCGTCAACGTCACCGGCGGCTCGGACATGTCCATCGAGGAGGCCGAGGGTGTCGTCGAGGAGATCTACGACCGGATCGACCCCGACGCGCGGATCATCTGGGGCACCTCGATCGACGAGGAACTCGAGGGCCAGATGCGCACGATGATCGTCGTCACCGGTGTCGACTCCCCGCAGATCTACGGCCGCAACGAGGCCGCGCAGGTCGCCGCCGGCGACAACCTCGAGGATATCGACTACGTCGACTAG
- a CDS encoding D-aminoacyl-tRNA deacylase translates to MIGIVVSRADRASTHIAERLLARAEWTERTDPSRADGDGGGTYHTLDAVDAPAAAAGDGADGGCGFELRTFDGLHIHLDDPTPAFSEEPGFLVFVSRHSGDTGPLLTCHFTGNFGDAEYGGEPGSFAPACPGVQRGLVAGFDEHAPEGYDVAIEGTHHGPTDLATPAVFAELGSDDEQWDDPDGAAAVARAVLDLPARRASVAVGDPDRPRHVVGFGGGHYAPRFERVVRETAWGVGHIASDWQLEELGHPEEHPDVLDAAVRASDAEFALVEGEYPVLREALAARDVRVVSETWLRAVDDRPLGLVASLEADLRAVEDGLRFGDRVAGAGTGEDGDPADAYRVVDLPADLLAEAQGIDADAARAAVERHAVGFETEQAGTRAAGRAALPADSGTAGEADGGDSPDPYDALVDDLAAVLAEKYDEVIRETGAVRARIESFDPERAATLGVPEGPKFGALSAGDPVEVDGKTIRPETVAREHEELFSV, encoded by the coding sequence GTGATCGGTATCGTCGTCTCCCGAGCTGACCGCGCCTCGACCCACATCGCCGAGCGACTGCTCGCGCGGGCGGAGTGGACCGAGCGGACCGACCCGTCCCGCGCCGACGGCGACGGCGGCGGCACGTACCACACGCTCGACGCCGTCGACGCTCCTGCCGCCGCCGCAGGCGACGGGGCGGACGGGGGCTGCGGGTTCGAACTCCGGACCTTCGACGGGCTCCACATCCACCTCGACGATCCGACCCCCGCCTTCTCCGAGGAGCCCGGGTTCCTCGTGTTCGTCTCGCGGCACTCCGGGGACACCGGCCCGCTCCTGACGTGTCACTTCACAGGGAACTTCGGGGACGCGGAGTACGGGGGCGAGCCGGGGTCGTTCGCGCCCGCCTGTCCCGGCGTCCAGCGCGGGCTCGTCGCCGGCTTCGACGAGCACGCGCCCGAGGGATACGACGTCGCCATCGAGGGGACCCACCACGGACCGACCGACCTCGCGACGCCCGCGGTGTTCGCGGAGCTCGGCAGCGACGACGAGCAGTGGGACGACCCCGACGGCGCCGCCGCGGTCGCCCGGGCGGTCCTCGACCTCCCCGCTCGTCGCGCGAGCGTCGCCGTCGGCGACCCCGACCGCCCGCGCCACGTCGTCGGCTTCGGCGGCGGCCACTACGCCCCGCGGTTCGAGCGGGTGGTCCGCGAGACCGCGTGGGGCGTCGGACACATCGCCTCGGACTGGCAGCTGGAGGAACTGGGCCACCCCGAGGAGCACCCCGACGTGCTCGATGCGGCCGTTCGCGCCAGCGACGCGGAGTTCGCGCTCGTCGAGGGCGAGTACCCCGTGCTTCGGGAGGCGCTCGCGGCCCGCGACGTGCGGGTCGTGAGCGAGACGTGGCTCCGCGCGGTCGACGATCGCCCGCTCGGTCTCGTCGCGTCGCTGGAGGCCGACCTCCGTGCGGTCGAGGACGGGCTCCGGTTCGGCGACCGCGTCGCCGGCGCCGGGACGGGCGAGGACGGCGACCCCGCGGACGCCTACCGCGTCGTCGACCTGCCGGCCGACCTGCTCGCGGAGGCGCAGGGGATCGACGCCGACGCCGCCCGCGCGGCCGTCGAGCGCCACGCGGTCGGCTTCGAGACCGAGCAGGCCGGCACGCGCGCCGCCGGCCGGGCCGCGCTTCCCGCCGATTCCGGAACCGCCGGCGAGGCCGACGGCGGCGACTCCCCGGATCCGTACGACGCACTCGTCGACGATCTCGCCGCAGTGCTGGCCGAGAAGTACGACGAGGTCATCCGCGAGACGGGCGCCGTTCGCGCGCGAATCGAGTCGTTCGACCCCGAACGGGCGGCGACGCTGGGCGTCCCCGAGGGACCCAAGTTCGGCGCGCTCTCGGCGGGCGACCCGGTCGAGGTCGACGGGAAGACGATCCGCCCGGAGACGGTCGCTCGCGAGCACGAGGAACTGTTTTCCGTCTGA
- a CDS encoding sodium:calcium antiporter, translated as MSSRLRSPLVALFGGLALTLPWIVSWLTGRAAGFSTLGTVAVSGVAVLGASFLLAWGAETAEKDVPRAFAIAVLAVLAVAPEYAVDALYAWQAGQGDAAAANLAVANMTGANRILIGIGWSGIALFSIYQAYAGSGDPNVVTTDSRFGDYVSLDRDISLEIAFLFAATLFAFFVPLGGGIGGIDTLVLVGLYAAYILVIIRGDVEEVEEQVGVPAYLQSKPFGVRAASVLALFGYSGLLIFTAVEPFAHGLEALGLQYGIPEFFMIQWIAPLASESPELIVTAYLVNKARATAAFNALISSKLNQWTLLIGTLAVVYSISAGQYGVLMFDEKQAAEIWITAAQSFFALAILINFQISVREALVLLVLFLSQVVTEFYFIRTMTEAAAEASSILLLEAYTVLYLVLTIGLLATRRDEIRTVASLTGATVRDAVGDDSEQPAD; from the coding sequence ATGAGTTCACGGCTTCGGAGTCCGCTCGTCGCGCTGTTCGGCGGGCTGGCGCTGACACTCCCCTGGATCGTCTCGTGGCTGACCGGCCGAGCCGCGGGCTTTTCGACGCTCGGAACGGTCGCCGTGAGCGGCGTCGCCGTGCTCGGGGCGTCGTTCCTGCTCGCGTGGGGCGCCGAGACCGCCGAGAAGGACGTGCCGCGCGCGTTCGCGATCGCCGTGCTGGCGGTGCTTGCGGTCGCCCCGGAGTACGCCGTCGACGCGCTGTACGCCTGGCAGGCGGGTCAGGGCGACGCGGCGGCGGCGAACCTCGCGGTCGCGAACATGACCGGCGCGAACCGGATCCTCATCGGCATCGGCTGGTCCGGCATCGCGCTGTTCTCCATCTACCAGGCGTACGCCGGCAGCGGCGACCCCAACGTCGTCACGACCGACAGCAGGTTCGGCGACTACGTCTCGCTCGACCGCGACATCTCGCTGGAGATCGCGTTCCTGTTCGCCGCCACCCTGTTCGCGTTCTTCGTTCCGTTGGGCGGCGGCATCGGCGGCATCGACACGCTGGTGCTCGTCGGGCTGTACGCCGCGTACATCCTCGTCATCATCCGCGGCGACGTCGAGGAGGTCGAAGAGCAGGTCGGCGTTCCCGCATACCTCCAGTCGAAGCCGTTCGGCGTTCGTGCGGCCTCGGTGCTCGCGCTGTTCGGCTACTCCGGGCTGCTCATCTTCACCGCCGTCGAGCCGTTCGCCCACGGGCTCGAGGCCCTCGGTCTCCAGTACGGGATCCCCGAGTTCTTCATGATCCAGTGGATCGCGCCGCTGGCCTCCGAGAGCCCGGAGCTCATCGTCACCGCGTATCTCGTCAACAAGGCGCGCGCGACGGCGGCGTTCAACGCGCTCATCTCCTCGAAGCTGAACCAGTGGACGCTGCTCATCGGGACGCTCGCGGTCGTGTACAGCATCTCCGCGGGCCAGTACGGCGTGCTCATGTTCGACGAGAAGCAGGCGGCGGAGATCTGGATCACCGCCGCACAGAGCTTCTTCGCGCTCGCCATCCTGATCAACTTCCAGATCTCCGTACGCGAGGCGCTGGTGTTGCTGGTGCTGTTCCTCTCGCAGGTGGTGACCGAGTTCTACTTCATCCGGACGATGACGGAGGCGGCCGCCGAGGCCAGTTCGATCCTCCTGCTCGAGGCGTACACGGTCCTCTATCTCGTGCTCACGATCGGGCTCCTCGCGACCCGCCGGGACGAGATCCGCACCGTCGCATCGCTCACGGGAGCCACCGTCCGCGACGCCGTCGGCGACGACTCGGAACAACCGGCCGACTGA
- a CDS encoding shikimate dehydrogenase, with product MDVYGLIGSPVEHSLSPPMHEAAYDALGLDARYVTFEPDADDGAAAVEAAATLGVAGLNVTVPFKRDVLSAVEPDDLAAEVGAVNTVDFSADPPRGYNTDVAGVRRAFDHYGVEREGAAAVVVGAGGAGRAAAFALAEGAVSLHVANRTASRAASLAAEIRSALPDDPDTSTAVSASGLDSLAERVPEADLLVNATTVGMESDDTPVPAEYLHDELAVLDAVYAPLETRLLREAADAGATTIDGAWMLLYQGVEAFERWTGEGAPVDAMNEALRAELR from the coding sequence ATGGACGTGTACGGACTCATCGGGAGCCCGGTCGAGCACTCGCTGTCGCCGCCGATGCACGAGGCGGCGTACGACGCGCTCGGGCTGGACGCCCGCTACGTCACCTTCGAACCGGACGCCGACGACGGGGCCGCCGCCGTCGAGGCCGCGGCCACGCTGGGCGTCGCGGGACTGAACGTGACGGTGCCGTTCAAACGGGACGTGCTGTCGGCAGTCGAGCCCGACGATCTGGCGGCCGAGGTCGGCGCGGTCAACACCGTCGACTTCTCGGCCGACCCGCCGCGGGGGTACAACACCGACGTGGCGGGCGTCCGCCGGGCGTTCGACCACTACGGCGTCGAACGCGAGGGCGCCGCCGCCGTCGTCGTCGGCGCCGGCGGAGCGGGACGGGCGGCGGCGTTCGCGCTCGCGGAGGGCGCGGTCTCGCTCCACGTCGCCAACCGCACCGCCTCGCGAGCGGCATCGCTCGCGGCGGAGATCCGTTCGGCGCTTCCCGACGACCCCGACACGTCGACCGCCGTCTCCGCGAGCGGACTCGACTCGCTGGCCGAGCGCGTGCCGGAGGCGGACCTGCTGGTGAACGCGACGACCGTCGGGATGGAGTCCGACGACACGCCCGTTCCCGCGGAGTATCTGCACGACGAACTGGCGGTACTGGACGCCGTGTACGCCCCGCTGGAGACGCGCCTGTTGCGGGAGGCAGCCGACGCCGGGGCGACGACGATCGACGGCGCCTGGATGCTGTTGTATCAGGGCGTCGAGGCGTTCGAGCGCTGGACCGGCGAGGGCGCGCCGGTCGACGCGATGAACGAGGCGCTCCGCGCGGAACTCCGGTGA
- a CDS encoding helix-hairpin-helix domain-containing protein has protein sequence MGLLQQIKRLLGIGRDQSGSRSTETAVTVERERDEPDAASAPETTTEGAVKGTDEDAGAGGDDSEADDEPVATGTDAAASTGSTVDTDHEDAAEPAEAAASPGTESVGDGEDDEVAGTDGELAEDDDEPVATETDAAASTDSLVDEAEAADDAATRAEPAEAAGPESEDVTTDVDELEPATDESESAADEATDDGDDADNADDGDADVPVDQIKGIGPAYAERLEEIGIETVADLAAADAEDVAAQTSVSEKRVGRWIDRAVDFES, from the coding sequence ATGGGACTCCTTCAGCAGATCAAACGACTGCTTGGTATCGGGCGCGATCAGTCGGGCAGTCGTTCGACCGAGACGGCGGTGACGGTGGAGCGCGAACGCGACGAGCCGGACGCGGCGTCGGCGCCGGAAACGACGACCGAGGGCGCCGTCAAGGGCACTGACGAGGACGCCGGGGCCGGCGGCGACGACAGCGAGGCCGACGACGAACCCGTCGCCACGGGGACGGACGCCGCCGCCTCAACCGGGTCGACTGTCGATACGGACCACGAGGACGCCGCCGAGCCCGCGGAAGCCGCCGCGAGCCCCGGAACGGAGTCGGTCGGCGACGGTGAAGACGACGAGGTCGCGGGGACTGACGGCGAGTTGGCGGAGGACGACGACGAACCCGTCGCCACGGAGACGGACGCCGCCGCCTCCACGGATTCGCTGGTCGACGAGGCGGAAGCGGCCGACGACGCCGCCACGAGGGCCGAGCCCGCGGAGGCCGCCGGTCCGGAGTCGGAGGACGTCACGACCGACGTCGACGAGCTTGAGCCGGCGACCGACGAGAGCGAGTCGGCCGCCGACGAAGCGACGGACGACGGCGATGACGCCGACAACGCTGACGACGGCGATGCCGACGTTCCGGTCGACCAGATCAAGGGGATCGGTCCGGCCTACGCCGAACGCCTCGAGGAGATCGGGATCGAAACGGTCGCGGATCTCGCGGCCGCCGACGCCGAGGACGTCGCAGCACAGACCAGCGTCTCCGAGAAGCGCGTCGGGCGCTGGATCGACCGCGCGGTCGACTTCGAGTCGTAG